A part of Setaria viridis chromosome 8, Setaria_viridis_v4.0, whole genome shotgun sequence genomic DNA contains:
- the LOC117834534 gene encoding disease resistance protein Pik-1-like, whose product MEAFLVCKAKEDNFIAYDWAGNSSHAKQIRRLSLSTDRCPDEDVLSHTRSLVVSGYQCQLDGVPFKAFKKLRVLQIHGSSSPENGHLVDICRLIWLKCLDLMGCDDITELPREIGRLQNLETLYVAGTRISKIPTEIGKLQHLETLDVSRTMVTELPTWIEKLQSLKTLYVSRTEVTELPREIKNLERLETLDISWTWVIELPKEIGKLQHLRTLDISGTKVRELSYSKDTNPLLSVVVGAHIHRFSVEVEKLMSPLGVISSSGREEVIISSSEAKCRDDLSILILFKHFGERCEVLPVWILRVAGRHMKVPKWVKQDLCNVCTLDIRLWKLVHEDLEFLKTQMPNLQALQLRFEVLPREPIAITGGWFPKLETFYVDCRLPRVITFKRGAMPKMKHLEFKFYTGIASQDYYMGIKHLDSLEKVVFRCSEYYTSDGPGIRETIDDLRKEAVEHPNKITLWVNDMLAFGTGAKWISLADKAIVEKRDKLFRAARVKIILLNDGSHISWQQRSELSFSWTSTAEEGEFAPDCGHVAGSCGTGESELHRL is encoded by the coding sequence ATGGAAGCCTTCCTCGTGTGCAAAGCAAAGGAAGATAATTTTATTGCTTACGATTGGGCCGGCAACTCCTCGCATGCCAAACAGATCCGTCGTCTTTCTCTCAGCACGGATCGCTGTCCAGATGAGGATGTGCTGTCTCATACTCGCTCCCTTGTTGTTTCTGGTTATCAATGCCAGCTGGATGGTGTCCCCTTCAAGGCGTTCAAAAAGCTGCGAGTGCTACAAATACATGGCAGCAGTAGTCCAGAGAATGGTCATCTGGTGGATATATGTAGGCTGATCTGGCTCAAGTGTCTTGATCTTATGGGCTGCGATGATATCACAGAGCTCCCACGGGAGATTGGGAGACTGCAGAATCTGGAGACCCTGTACGTGGCAGGTACACGGATTAGTAAAATACCCACGGAAATTGGGAAACTGCAGCACTTAGAGACTCTGGATGTAAGTCGCACAATGGTCACGGAGCTGCCCACGTGGATCGAGAAATTGCAATCTTTGAAGACTTTGTATGTAAGTCGCACAGAGGTCACGGAGCTACCAAGGGAAATCAAGAACCTTGAGCGCTTGGAGACTCTGGATATAAGCTGGACATGGGTGATAGAGTTGCCTAAGGAAATCGGGAAACTGCAGCATCTGAGGACTCTGGACATAAGTGGTACTAAGGTCCGAGAGCTATCCTACAGTAAAGACACGAATCCGTTATTAAGTGTGGTTGTTGGTGCACATATACATAGGTTTTCTGTTGAAGTGGAGAAGTTGATGTCGCCTCTGGGTGTCATTAGCTCAAGTGGTCGTGAAGAGGTTATTATTTCCTCTTCTGAAGCAAAGTGCAGGGATGACCTATCCATCCTCATCCTCTTTAAGCATTTCGGCGAGAGGTGTGAAGTCCTACCAGTTTGGATTCTTAGAGTTGCCGGGAGACACATGAAAGTCCCGAAGTGGGTCAAGCAAGACTTGTGCAATGTCTGCACCTTAGATATCAGGCTCTGGAAACTGGTGCACGAAGACCTCGAGTTTCTGAAGACGCAGATGCCCAACCTGCAGGCTCTCCAACTAAGGTTCGAGGTCCTCCCACGGGAGCCGATTGCCATTACCGGTGGATGGTTTCCAAAGCTAGAGACGTTCTACGTCGATTGCCGTCTGCCACGGGTGATCACCTTCAAgcgtggagccatgccaaagatGAAGCATCTTGAGTTCAAGTTCTACACCGGCATAGCAAGTCAAGACTACTACATGGGCATCAAGCATCTAGACAGTCTTGAGAAGGTTGTGTTTCGATGCTCCGAGTACTATACAAGTGACGGTCCGGGCATCCGCGAGACAATTGATGACCTGAGAAAAGAAGCCGTGGAGCACCCCAACAAGATCACCCTTTGGGTCAATGACATGTTGGCTTTCGGCACGGGTGCAAAATGGATAAGCCTTGCCGATAAGGCCATTGTCgaaaaaagagataaactaTTCAGGGCAGCACGGGTAAAGATTATATTATTGAACGACGGAAGTCACATCTCATGGCAGCAGAGAAGCGAGCTCAGCTTCAGCTGGACAAGTACCGCGGAAGAGGGGGAATTCGCTCCTGATTGTGGCCACGTGGCGGGTTCATGTGGTACAGGAGAATCAGAACTACACCGTTTGTGA